A window of Anas acuta chromosome 8, bAnaAcu1.1, whole genome shotgun sequence contains these coding sequences:
- the LOC137860073 gene encoding complement factor H-related protein 1-like isoform X6: MTLLSLTTGFLLWMCCATHKASAGAACEDPPLIEFGKIVSGIKSEYEENDRVQYTCDPGYALSGSEWVTCHGKVWMPGPPQCLERPCGNIPAVANAAFEGRSKEKYEPGETVRYQCHEGFQVTGPPEIFCRRGNWSTPPICEEKDRKCGPPPDIEYGDILSFPLPEYDHGKTVKYKCPSFYILEGPEQITCINGLWTNPPVCLAACTASEEDMDRNNIELRWRGERKLYSTSGDFVEFDCKIGHVQDPASSPFRVQCMDGTLEYPRCKPGMYFG; encoded by the exons ATGACACTGCTGAGCCTCACGACAGGGTTTCTGCTGTGGATGTGTTGTGCTACACATAAAG cttctgcaggagcagcatGTGAAGACCCACCTCTCATTGAGTTTGGCAAAATTGTTAGTGGCATTAAATCCGAATATGAGGAAAATGACAGAGTGCAATACACATGCGACCCTGGATATGCTTTATCAGGATCAGAATGGGTAACATGCCATGGAAAAGTCTGGATGCCCGGACCACCTCAGTGTTTGG aaagaccaTGTGGAAATATTCCAGCAGTGGCCAATGCTGCATTTGAAGGCAGGAGCAAGGAGAAGTATGAGCCTGGTGAAACAGTTCGCTACCAGTGTCATGAAGGATTTCAGGTCACTGGTCCCCCTGAAATTTTTTGCAGAAGGGGAAATTGGTCAACACCACCAATCTGTGAAG AGAAGGATAGAAAATGTGGCCCACCTCCAGATATTGAATACGGAGACATCCTTTCCTTCCCATTACCAGAATATGACCATGGTAAAACTGTGAAATACAAATGCCCAAGTTTCTACATCCTGGAAGGACCTGAGCAAATCACCTGCATTAATGGGCTTTGGACAAATCCCCCAGTTTGCTTGG CGGCTTGTACGGCCTCTGAAGAAGATATGGACAGAAACAACATTGAGCTGAgatggagaggagaaagaaaactgtaCTCAACATCAGGCGATTTTGTTGAATTTGATTGTAAAATAGGACATGTGCAGGACCCAGCATCTTCCCCCTTCAGAGTGCAGTGCATGGACGGGACATTGGAATACCCACGGTGCAAGCCAGGAA TGTATTTTGGATAA
- the LOC137860073 gene encoding complement factor H-related protein 1-like isoform X3, whose translation MTLLSLTTGFLLWMCCATHKASAGAACEDPPLIEFGKIVSGIKSEYEENDRVQYTCDPGYALSGSEWVTCHGKVWMPGPPQCLERPCGNIPAVANAAFEGRSKEKYEPGETVRYQCHEGFQVTGPPEIFCRRGNWSTPPICEEKDRKCGPPPDIEYGDILSFPLPEYDHGKTVKYKCPSFYILEGPEQITCINGLWTNPPVCLAACTASEEDMDRNNIELRWRGERKLYSTSGDFVEFDCKIGHVQDPASSPFRVQCMDGTLEYPRCKPGRNCSLNETAMDRNNIKLRHSRRSNIYHSKETISFKCNFWFRAVSNPEDFEAQCQDGVINYPRCQLYFG comes from the exons ATGACACTGCTGAGCCTCACGACAGGGTTTCTGCTGTGGATGTGTTGTGCTACACATAAAG cttctgcaggagcagcatGTGAAGACCCACCTCTCATTGAGTTTGGCAAAATTGTTAGTGGCATTAAATCCGAATATGAGGAAAATGACAGAGTGCAATACACATGCGACCCTGGATATGCTTTATCAGGATCAGAATGGGTAACATGCCATGGAAAAGTCTGGATGCCCGGACCACCTCAGTGTTTGG aaagaccaTGTGGAAATATTCCAGCAGTGGCCAATGCTGCATTTGAAGGCAGGAGCAAGGAGAAGTATGAGCCTGGTGAAACAGTTCGCTACCAGTGTCATGAAGGATTTCAGGTCACTGGTCCCCCTGAAATTTTTTGCAGAAGGGGAAATTGGTCAACACCACCAATCTGTGAAG AGAAGGATAGAAAATGTGGCCCACCTCCAGATATTGAATACGGAGACATCCTTTCCTTCCCATTACCAGAATATGACCATGGTAAAACTGTGAAATACAAATGCCCAAGTTTCTACATCCTGGAAGGACCTGAGCAAATCACCTGCATTAATGGGCTTTGGACAAATCCCCCAGTTTGCTTGG CGGCTTGTACGGCCTCTGAAGAAGATATGGACAGAAACAACATTGAGCTGAgatggagaggagaaagaaaactgtaCTCAACATCAGGCGATTTTGTTGAATTTGATTGTAAAATAGGACATGTGCAGGACCCAGCATCTTCCCCCTTCAGAGTGCAGTGCATGGACGGGACATTGGAATACCCACGGTGCAAGCCAGGAA ggAACTGTAGTTTGAATGAGACAGCTATGGACAGGAACAATATTAAACTAAGACACTCGAGGAGATCTAACATATATCACTCTAAGGAgactatttcatttaaatgcaatttttggTTCCGGGCAGTCTCAAACCCAGAGGATTTTGAGGCACAGTGCCAGGATGGAGTGATTAACTACCCTCGATGTCAAC TGTATTTTGGATAA
- the LOC137860073 gene encoding complement factor H-related protein 1-like isoform X5 gives MTLLSLTTGFLLWMCCATHKASAGAACEDPPLIEFGKIVSGIKSEYEENDRVQYTCDPGYALSGSEWVTCHGKVWMPGPPQCLERPCGNIPAVANAAFEGRSKEKYEPGETVRYQCHEGFQVTGPPEIFCRRGNWSTPPICEEKDRKCGPPPDIEYGDILSFPLPEYDHGKTVKYKCPSFYILEGPEQITCINGLWTNPPVCLAACTASEEDMDRNNIELRWRGERKLYSTSGDFVEFDCKIGHVQDPASSPFRVQCMDGTLEYPRCKPGISRIAA, from the exons ATGACACTGCTGAGCCTCACGACAGGGTTTCTGCTGTGGATGTGTTGTGCTACACATAAAG cttctgcaggagcagcatGTGAAGACCCACCTCTCATTGAGTTTGGCAAAATTGTTAGTGGCATTAAATCCGAATATGAGGAAAATGACAGAGTGCAATACACATGCGACCCTGGATATGCTTTATCAGGATCAGAATGGGTAACATGCCATGGAAAAGTCTGGATGCCCGGACCACCTCAGTGTTTGG aaagaccaTGTGGAAATATTCCAGCAGTGGCCAATGCTGCATTTGAAGGCAGGAGCAAGGAGAAGTATGAGCCTGGTGAAACAGTTCGCTACCAGTGTCATGAAGGATTTCAGGTCACTGGTCCCCCTGAAATTTTTTGCAGAAGGGGAAATTGGTCAACACCACCAATCTGTGAAG AGAAGGATAGAAAATGTGGCCCACCTCCAGATATTGAATACGGAGACATCCTTTCCTTCCCATTACCAGAATATGACCATGGTAAAACTGTGAAATACAAATGCCCAAGTTTCTACATCCTGGAAGGACCTGAGCAAATCACCTGCATTAATGGGCTTTGGACAAATCCCCCAGTTTGCTTGG CGGCTTGTACGGCCTCTGAAGAAGATATGGACAGAAACAACATTGAGCTGAgatggagaggagaaagaaaactgtaCTCAACATCAGGCGATTTTGTTGAATTTGATTGTAAAATAGGACATGTGCAGGACCCAGCATCTTCCCCCTTCAGAGTGCAGTGCATGGACGGGACATTGGAATACCCACGGTGCAAGCCAGGAA
- the F13B gene encoding coagulation factor XIII B chain, translated as MEMAMKMRFKCCFFFLVMMNSGKLFAEDKFCDLPHIENGKIAPYYYNFKGYYFPMRKDKKLSYSCVAGYTTETGTQEGRITCTAKGWSPVPQCYKKCKKPLLENGFFYGTEMSFKIHEKLQYKCNLGYHTPNGGTEDTVQCQADGWSSQPSCTKNFESCQVPDLHHGYYFTTQQELRVNETLLYECDEGYHTAGGNTTEEARCLAHGWSLTPNCTKITCHPLSRIEHGGFYPVKKIYEEGDVVHFFCEANYSFREFDLIQCYYFGWYPDPPVCEDVRNKCPPPPLPPHAHVTTVRRTYHNGDKVRIQCQSKFEIRGYEEIQCEKGKWTSPPICIGSINKQESEPTSLELDAAIRTSKTYHSEEMKMEQSCTSPPVIKNGVLLSPLLLSYKNGSSVEYGCQLYHFLDGPSTVYCKEGNWTEQPTCLDPCVLNATALNNNNLELKWRQEELMFLHGDLIEFECKEGYDFPQTTLPSPGRTQCNHGRLKYPKCVVKAPMEKCDSPPPIANGALKLPPLAQYESGSSVQYSCYDYHFLQGSERIYCSAGQWTSPPVCIEPCTLSKNEMEKNNVLLEGFYENQVYFYHGDYVGFYCKQNHFGEESGTTLFQVQCKRGQLAYPRCVERGK; from the exons ATGGAGATGGCAATGAAGATGAgatttaaatgctgttttttcttcctagttaTGATGAATTCAGGCAAACTCTTTGCAGAAG ATAAATTTTGTGATTTGCCACATatagaaaatggaaagattGCCCCATACTATTATAATTTCAAAGGTTACTATTTTCCTATGCGTAAAGACAAAAAACTTTCCTATTCTTGTGTTGCTGGTTATACAACTGAAACTGGGACTCAAGAAGGAAGAATAACTTGTACAGCAAAAGGATGGTCTCCAGTGCCACAGTGCTACA aaaaatgtaAGAAGCCTCTTTtggaaaatggctttttttatGGTACAGAAATGTCCTTCAAAATACATGAGAAACTGCAGTACAAATGTAATCTAGGCTACCACACTCCAAATGGTGGTACCGAGGATACAGTACAATGTCAAGCGGATGGATGGTCCTCACAGCCAAGCTGTACTAAAAATTTTG AGTCATGCCAAGTACCTGATTTACATCATGGCTATTACTTCACAACCCAGCAAGAGCTTCGAGTGAATGAAACACTGCTATATGAATGTGATGAGGGATATCACACTGCAGGAGGAAACACTACAGAAGAAGCAAGGTGCCTAGCACATGGGTGGTCCCTTACTCCAAACTGCACTA AAATAACTTGCCACCCTTTGAGTAGAATAGAACATGGAGGTTTCTATCCTGTGAAGAAAATCTATGAAGAGGGAGatgttgttcattttttctgtgaGGCAAATTATTCTTTCCGTGAATTTGACCTAATTCAATGTTATTATTTTGGATGGTATCCAGATCCTCCAGTGTGTGAAG atgTAAGAAATAAATGTCCTCCACCACCACTTCCTCCTCATGCCCATGTCACCACAGTTAGGAGAACATATCATAATGGCGACAAAGTTCGTATACAGTGTCAAAGTAAATTTGAAATAAGAGGATATGAGGAAATTCagtgtgaaaaaggaaaatggacatCACCTCCTATTTGTATCG GATCTATAAATAAACAGGAATCTGAGCCAACATCACTTGAGCTAGATGCAGCAATAAGGACAAGCAAAACGTATCACAGTGAAGAAATGA AAATGGAGCAGAGCTGTACCTCTCCACCGGTGATTAAAAACGGTGTTCTTCTTAGCCCCCTATTGCTTAGCTACAAAAATGGTTCTTCAGTAGAATATGGTTGCCAACTTTACCATTTTTTGGATGGACCTAGCACTGTTTACTGCAAAGAAGGAAACTGGACAGAACAACCGACTTGCTTAG ATCCATGTGTTCTTAATGCAACTGCTCTAAACAATAACAACCTAGAGTTAAAATGGAGACAGGAAGAATTAATGTTCCTACATGGTGACCTCATAGAGTTTGAATGTAAAGAGGGATATGATTTTCCCCAGACTACCCTTCCATCTCCTGGGAGGACGCAGTGTAACCATGGGAGACTGAAATACCCAAAATGTGTTGTTAAAG CTCCGATGGAAAAATGTGACTCTCCACCTCCTATTGCAAATGGAGCTCTTAAACTCCCACCCCTGGCCCAGTATGAGAGTGGTTCTTCAGTTCAGTATAGTTGCTATGACTATCATTTCTTGCAAGGATCTGAGAGAATCTACTGTTCTGCAGGCCAGTGGACCTCACCACCAGTTTGTATAG AGCCATGCACTTtgtcaaaaaatgaaatggagaaaaataatgttctgcTGGAAGGGTTTTATGAGAACCAAGTTTACTTCTACCATGGGGATTATGTTGGATTTTACTGCAAACAGAACCATTTTGGAGAAGAATCTGGTACAACTTTATTTCAAGTGCAGTGTAAGAGAGGCCAGCTAGCGTATCCAAGATGTGTcgaaagaggaaaataa